In Hyperolius riggenbachi isolate aHypRig1 chromosome 10, aHypRig1.pri, whole genome shotgun sequence, a genomic segment contains:
- the LOC137536663 gene encoding olfactory receptor 5F1-like gives MAKDCHQYVQSCEICACSKSSRSKPWGLLIPLPVPTRPWENIALDFIVELPPSEGHTTILVVVDRLTKMAHFLPLKSVPTAAETAVFLKEIKTVPSKFPGRDTSPPSPILVDGNEEYEVDKILDNKEHLLKMNKSWVTEFVLAGLTNNTELRIPLFALFLLVYITTMISNMGIVTLTIVDRHLHKPMYFFLSNLSFVDITYSSSVTLKMLKDFLSEIRTISLVGCALQMYFFVCLATIECLLLGIMAYDRYVAICSPLLYRINMSDILCLRMVVAAYFGGLVNSLVHTVLMFQLNFCRPKIIDHFFCDLPPLYKLSCSDPKLALFFYLITISSLILILISYTNIVLAILKIHSTQGRYKAFNTCSSHMTTVSIFYGTVFFIYLRPSSSYAPQQDRVASVFYSILIPMLNPLIYSFRNAEVTDALKSSFKYFKG, from the exons ATGGCAAAGGATTGTCACCAATACGTTCAGTCGTGTGAGATCTGTGCTTGCTCTAAGAGCTCTCGTAGCAAGCCGTGGGGCCTTCTTATCCCTTTACCTGTTCCTACTCGTCCATGGGAGAATATCGCCTTGGACTtcattgtggaacttcctccttCTGAAGGCCACACTACCATTCTAGTAGTGGTTGACCGTCTCACAAAGATGGCCCATTTCCTTCCTCTCAAGAGTGTTCCCACAGCTGCAGAGACTGCTGTCTTTCTCAAAGAAATT AAAACTGTGCCCAGTAAGTTTCCTGGCCGAGATACTTCTCCACCTTCTCCAATTTTAGTGGATGGGAATGAAGAGTATGAGGTGGACAAGATTTTAGACA ATAAAGAACATTTGTTGAAGATGAACAAGAGTTGGGTGACAGAATTTGTCCTTGCAGGGCTCACCAACAACACTGAGCTTAGAATTCCTCTGTTTGCCCTATTTCTGCTTGTTTACATCACAACTATGATCAGTAACATGGGCATTGTTACCCTAACCATTGTGGACAGGCATCTTCACAAGCCCATGTACTTTTTTCTGAGCAACCTTTCATTTGTGGACATTACCTATTCTTCATCAGTCACCCTTAAAATGCTGAAAGACTTTTTAAGTGAAATCAGGACCATCTCTCTTGTTGGTTGTGCCCTTCAAATGTATTTCTTTGTGTGTCTTGCAACCATTGAATGCCTTCTTCTTGGAATTATGGCCTATGATCGTTATGTAGCTATCTGCAGTCCATTGTTATATAGAATTAACATGAGTGACATCTTGTGCCTCCGTATGGTGGTTGCTGCTTATTTTGGAGGCCTAGTTAATTCTCTTGTGCACACTGTTCTGATGTTCCAACTTAACTTCTGCAGGCCTAAAATTATCGACCATTTTTTTTGTGACCTTCCACCCCTTTACAAGCTGTCCTGTTCTGAT CCCAAGCTTGCCTTGTTTTTCTATCTGATCACCATAAGCAGCCTAATTCTCATCCTTATCTCATATACCAACATTGTTCTGGCTATTTTGAAGATCCATTCAACTCAAGGCAGATATAAAGCTTTTAACACATGCTCTTCTCATATGACTACAGTCAGCATCTTCTATGGGACAGTGTTCTTTATCTATTTACGCCCCTCCTCTAGCTATGCACCACAGCAGGACAGAGTGGCATCAGTCTTTTATAGTATACTTATACCGATGCTAAACCCTCTGATTTATAGTTTTAGGAATGCTGAGGTTACTGATGCTTTAAAGAGttcatttaaatattttaaaggCTAA